A single region of the Novosphingobium sp. SL115 genome encodes:
- a CDS encoding ABC transporter ATP-binding protein — protein MATILSLKNVQKSYTGKAGGVTQVLGGIDLDVEEGEFIAILGFSGAGKTTLISSIAGLVEPDAGEILLRGKAIDGPDKDRGLVFQSYSLFPWLTVEQNVALAVDSVHKDRSREDRAALVRQKVQLVGLGHAMDRKPGQLSGGMRQRVSVARALAMEPEILLLDEPLSALDALTRAKLQDEIDRIREEEKRTIILVTNDVDEALLLADRIAVLTPAPSAKIGQIFPVTLPRPRDREAVNDSPEFQALRTRIVNYLGSLAGEKAAKGSDFGHLPNVTPLDLAPPPKAYTDAAKGGVTRRYMEFFKLHKVYPTPKGPLTVVEDFNLLMDKGEFISLIGHSGCGKSTVLTMAAGLNAISKGGIILDNREIDIAGPDKAVVFQAPSLMPWLTARQNVALGVERVYPHATRSERREIVDYYLERVGLADARDKMAAEMSNGMRQRVGIARAFALSPRLLLLDEPFGMLDSLTRWDLQDVLVEVWNRTKVTAIMVTHDVDEAILLADRVVMMTNGPNATIGKVLKVDLPRPRDRKELLNHPSFYAYRQEVLHFLAEYDHGPKSQAA, from the coding sequence ATGGCCACGATCCTTTCGCTCAAGAACGTCCAGAAAAGCTATACCGGCAAGGCTGGCGGCGTGACGCAGGTGCTGGGCGGCATCGACCTTGACGTTGAAGAAGGTGAATTTATCGCCATCCTCGGCTTTTCCGGCGCGGGCAAAACCACGCTGATTTCGTCCATTGCCGGGCTGGTTGAGCCTGACGCCGGCGAAATCCTGCTGCGCGGCAAGGCGATTGACGGGCCGGACAAGGATCGTGGTCTGGTGTTCCAGTCCTATTCGCTGTTTCCGTGGCTGACGGTGGAACAGAACGTGGCGCTGGCGGTGGATTCTGTCCACAAGGACCGCAGCCGCGAAGATCGCGCCGCGCTGGTGCGCCAGAAGGTGCAGTTGGTCGGTCTTGGCCATGCGATGGACCGCAAGCCGGGTCAGCTTTCGGGCGGTATGCGCCAACGTGTTTCGGTGGCCCGTGCGCTGGCCATGGAGCCGGAAATTCTCCTTCTGGATGAACCACTTTCGGCACTGGATGCGCTGACCCGCGCCAAACTTCAGGATGAGATTGACCGCATCCGCGAAGAGGAAAAGCGCACGATCATCCTTGTCACCAACGACGTGGACGAAGCGCTGCTGCTGGCGGACCGTATTGCGGTGCTGACCCCTGCACCGTCGGCAAAGATCGGCCAGATCTTCCCGGTAACCCTGCCCCGCCCGCGTGACCGTGAAGCGGTGAATGACAGCCCGGAATTTCAGGCGCTGCGCACCCGCATCGTCAATTACCTTGGCAGTCTGGCCGGTGAAAAAGCGGCAAAGGGTAGCGATTTCGGGCACTTGCCCAATGTCACGCCGCTAGACCTTGCCCCTCCACCCAAGGCTTATACCGATGCAGCCAAGGGCGGTGTGACGCGGCGCTACATGGAATTCTTCAAGCTGCACAAGGTCTATCCCACCCCCAAGGGTCCGCTGACCGTGGTGGAAGACTTCAACCTGTTGATGGACAAGGGCGAATTCATCTCGCTGATCGGCCATTCCGGCTGCGGCAAGTCCACCGTGCTGACCATGGCGGCGGGGCTGAACGCGATCAGCAAGGGTGGCATAATCCTGGATAACCGCGAAATCGACATTGCCGGGCCGGACAAGGCGGTGGTGTTTCAGGCCCCCAGCCTGATGCCCTGGCTGACCGCGCGACAGAATGTGGCACTGGGCGTTGAGCGTGTTTACCCGCACGCAACCCGTTCGGAACGCAGGGAAATTGTCGATTACTATCTTGAGCGTGTGGGCCTTGCCGATGCGCGCGACAAGATGGCGGCGGAAATGTCCAACGGCATGCGTCAGCGCGTCGGCATCGCCCGCGCCTTTGCCCTCAGCCCACGCTTGCTGCTGCTGGACGAACCTTTCGGCATGCTGGACAGCCTGACGCGCTGGGATTTGCAGGACGTGCTGGTCGAAGTGTGGAACCGGACCAAGGTGACCGCGATCATGGTGACGCATGATGTGGACGAGGCGATCCTGCTGGCCGACCGGGTGGTGATGATGACCAACGGGCCGAATGCGACCATCGGCAAAGTGCTGAAAGTGGATCTGCCACGCCCGCGTGACCGCAAGGAATTGCTAAATCATCCAAGCTTTTACGCTTACCGACAGGAAGTTCTGCACTTTCTGGCTGAGTACGATCACGGGCCAAAATCGCAAGCGGCCTGA